From a region of the Stenotrophomonas sp. BIO128-Bstrain genome:
- the cheY gene encoding chemotaxis response regulator CheY, which yields MNKNMRILIVDDFSTMRRIVKNLLGDLGFTNTAEAEDGHAALAMLQSQPFDFVVTDWNMPVMTGIDLLKAVRADAKLKTLPVLMVTAEAKREQIIEAAQAGVNGYIIKPFTAQTLEEKLGKIFERLAASA from the coding sequence TTGAACAAGAACATGCGTATCCTGATCGTCGACGACTTCTCGACCATGCGTCGTATCGTCAAGAACCTGCTGGGCGATCTGGGCTTCACCAATACGGCCGAAGCCGAGGACGGGCATGCCGCGCTGGCGATGTTGCAGAGCCAGCCGTTCGATTTCGTGGTCACCGACTGGAACATGCCGGTGATGACCGGCATCGACCTGCTCAAGGCCGTGCGTGCCGATGCCAAGCTCAAGACCCTGCCGGTGCTGATGGTGACCGCCGAAGCCAAGCGCGAGCAGATCATCGAAGCGGCCCAGGCCGGCGTGAACGGCTACATCATCAAGCCCTTCACCGCGCAGACGCTGGAAGAGAAGCTCGGCAAGATCTTCGAACGCCTGGCAGCGAGCGCCTGA
- a CDS encoding MinD/ParA family protein: MPSREYAKLTKTFPLSATRSQPLGPVRTIAVTGGKGGVGKTNVSANLAVALADMGKRTLLLDADLGLANIDVILGLQPKVTLADLVAGRCTLEEVIMEGPGGVLVVPAASGRRHMAELQPAEHVGLVNVFSELERELDIMIVDTAAGITDGVLTFCQAAQDTVVVVCDEPASITDAYALIKVLSRERGVDRIQVVANMVRDPNEGRVLYEKLSRVCEKFLADVSLNYLGCVPQDDWLRLSVQRQQPVVKAYPSSPAALALTEIARRTARWQAPTEPRGGVEFFLERILKQRGVTV; encoded by the coding sequence ATGCCGTCGCGTGAGTACGCCAAGCTGACCAAGACCTTCCCGTTGTCGGCTACCCGAAGCCAGCCGCTGGGCCCGGTCCGCACCATCGCCGTCACCGGCGGCAAGGGCGGCGTGGGCAAAACGAACGTTTCGGCCAATCTGGCCGTGGCGCTGGCAGACATGGGCAAACGCACGCTGCTGCTGGACGCCGACCTCGGCCTGGCCAACATCGATGTGATCCTGGGCCTGCAGCCGAAGGTGACCCTGGCCGACCTGGTCGCCGGGCGCTGCACGCTGGAAGAAGTGATCATGGAAGGCCCCGGTGGCGTGCTGGTGGTCCCGGCCGCCTCCGGCCGCCGTCACATGGCCGAACTGCAGCCGGCCGAACACGTCGGCCTGGTCAATGTGTTCTCCGAGCTCGAGCGCGAGCTGGACATCATGATCGTGGACACCGCCGCCGGCATCACCGATGGCGTGCTCACCTTCTGCCAGGCCGCGCAGGACACCGTGGTGGTGGTCTGCGACGAGCCGGCCTCGATCACCGATGCCTACGCCCTGATCAAGGTGCTCTCGCGCGAGCGCGGCGTGGACCGGATCCAGGTGGTGGCCAACATGGTCCGCGACCCGAACGAAGGCCGCGTGCTGTACGAGAAGCTATCCCGCGTGTGCGAGAAGTTCCTCGCCGATGTCTCGCTGAACTACCTGGGCTGCGTGCCGCAGGATGACTGGCTGCGCCTGTCGGTGCAGCGCCAGCAGCCGGTGGTGAAGGCCTACCCCTCCAGCCCGGCGGCCCTGGCGCTGACCGAGATCGCGCGCCGCACCGCCCGCTGGCAGGCCCCGACCGAGCCGCGTGGCGGGGTCGAGTTCTTCCTGGAACGCATCCTCAAGCAACGCGGGGTGACGGTATGA
- a CDS encoding protein phosphatase CheZ: METLSDKSALVQRLQDALAALETGDEAGWRREIDALAALRTQPMMAGLNRLARELGQALGELPSLPSEAGELDDACARLDHVVAMTEQATHRTLDLAEECRSLTEQLRANGLTPDQGQQLDRIRHNLTEIALTQSYQDLTGQIIRRVVGIVRRVHEGFGALGLPPQEDEKKRDNNGLAGPAVSGLDRHAVSQNDADDLLSDLGL, from the coding sequence ATGGAGACCCTGAGCGACAAATCCGCGCTGGTGCAGCGCCTGCAGGATGCCCTGGCCGCGCTGGAAACTGGCGACGAAGCCGGCTGGCGCCGGGAAATCGACGCCCTCGCCGCGCTGCGCACGCAGCCGATGATGGCCGGCCTGAACCGCCTGGCCCGCGAACTCGGCCAGGCCCTGGGCGAGCTGCCCAGCCTGCCCAGCGAAGCCGGCGAACTGGATGACGCCTGCGCGCGCCTGGACCACGTGGTGGCGATGACCGAACAGGCCACCCACCGCACGCTGGACCTGGCCGAGGAGTGTCGCTCGCTCACCGAACAGCTGCGCGCCAACGGGTTGACGCCCGACCAGGGCCAACAGCTCGACCGGATCCGCCACAATCTCACCGAAATCGCGCTGACGCAGAGCTACCAGGACCTCACCGGCCAGATCATCCGCCGCGTGGTGGGGATCGTGCGCCGCGTGCATGAAGGTTTCGGTGCGCTCGGTCTGCCGCCACAGGAAGACGAGAAGAAGCGCGACAACAACGGCCTGGCCGGCCCGGCCGTGAGCGGCCTGGATCGCCATGCGGTGTCACAGAACGACGCCGACGACCTGCTCTCGGACCTGGGACTGTAA
- the flhB gene encoding flagellar biosynthesis protein FlhB encodes MSENEQAGEKTEQPTEKRLRDAQEQGNIPRSRELATAAVFGAGVLALMAFSGTIARNAKTWMQVALSPEPGLRLHPQALFGHFGELMLRLLVAMWPLLVICLLACFLSPVAMGGLRWSNKSLMPDFKRLSPMAGMKRLYGPEAIAEFTKSLLRIAFVGTAAGLVVWHGIRSLRDLLNQPLEAAMIHGLGFTLKLMLATGGAMMLLAAIDAPYQRWNWMRKLKMTREELRREMKESEGSPEVKGRIRQLQQQMSNRRMMEAVPTADVVVVNPTHYAVALKYEGGKMGAPTVVALGVDETALRIREVADGNKVAIVSAPPLARALYREGQLGKEIPVRLYSAVAQVLSYVYQLRGWQTGPMPAAPSIDIDEFGKGGRP; translated from the coding sequence ATGTCCGAGAACGAACAAGCCGGCGAAAAGACCGAGCAACCTACCGAAAAACGCCTGCGCGATGCCCAGGAACAGGGCAACATCCCGCGTTCGCGTGAGCTGGCGACGGCGGCTGTGTTCGGTGCCGGTGTGCTGGCGCTGATGGCCTTCTCCGGCACCATCGCCCGCAACGCCAAGACCTGGATGCAGGTCGCGCTGAGCCCCGAGCCGGGGCTGCGCCTGCATCCCCAGGCGTTGTTCGGGCACTTCGGCGAATTGATGCTGCGCTTGCTGGTGGCCATGTGGCCGCTGCTCGTGATCTGTCTGCTGGCCTGCTTCCTCTCGCCAGTGGCGATGGGCGGGCTGCGCTGGTCGAACAAATCGCTGATGCCCGATTTCAAGCGGCTCAGCCCGATGGCCGGCATGAAGCGCCTGTATGGCCCGGAAGCGATTGCCGAGTTCACCAAGTCCCTGCTGCGCATCGCCTTTGTCGGCACCGCCGCCGGGCTGGTGGTGTGGCACGGCATCCGCTCGCTGCGTGACCTGCTCAACCAGCCACTGGAGGCCGCGATGATCCACGGCCTGGGCTTCACCCTGAAGCTCATGCTCGCCACCGGCGGCGCAATGATGCTGCTGGCCGCCATCGATGCCCCGTACCAGCGCTGGAACTGGATGCGCAAATTGAAGATGACCCGTGAAGAGTTGCGCCGGGAAATGAAGGAGAGCGAGGGCAGCCCGGAGGTCAAGGGCCGCATCCGCCAGCTGCAGCAGCAGATGTCCAACCGCCGGATGATGGAAGCGGTGCCCACCGCCGATGTCGTGGTGGTCAATCCCACCCATTACGCGGTGGCCCTGAAGTATGAAGGCGGAAAGATGGGGGCGCCCACCGTGGTGGCCCTGGGCGTGGATGAAACCGCCCTGCGCATCCGTGAGGTGGCCGACGGCAACAAGGTCGCCATCGTCTCCGCCCCGCCTTTGGCACGCGCCTTGTATCGGGAAGGTCAACTTGGAAAGGAAATTCCCGTGAGACTGTATTCGGCCGTGGCCCAGGTGCTCTCCTATGTCTACCAGCTGCGCGGCTGGCAGACCGGCCCGATGCCGGCAGCGCCCAGCATCGACATCGATGAATTCGGCAAGGGAGGCCGCCCGTGA
- a CDS encoding RNA polymerase sigma factor FliA has translation MKGAAQYKEVQRTAANECIAQHSDLVRRIAHHLAARLPASVEVDDLIQAGMMGLIEASRSYDADQGASFETYASIRIRGSMIDEIRRGDWVPRSVHRRARDAAATIRRLEQSTGRAASATEVAAAMDMPLPDYLRLMEDASRGQVLSLESRIEDQGELDTVAQGGPTPQQVLERGEFGRELGNAIGLLPEREQLVLSLYYEQELNLKEIGAVLGVSESRVCQIHGQAVLRLRGRLKIFEAADAGLENH, from the coding sequence ATGAAGGGCGCAGCACAATACAAAGAGGTCCAGCGGACCGCGGCCAACGAGTGCATTGCCCAGCACTCGGACCTGGTCCGGCGGATCGCCCACCATCTTGCCGCGCGCCTGCCGGCGAGCGTGGAAGTGGACGACCTGATCCAGGCCGGCATGATGGGCCTGATCGAGGCCTCGCGCAGCTACGACGCCGACCAGGGCGCCTCCTTCGAGACCTACGCCTCGATCCGCATCCGCGGTTCGATGATCGACGAGATCCGCCGGGGCGACTGGGTGCCGCGCTCGGTCCACCGCCGGGCCCGGGATGCCGCCGCCACCATCCGTCGCCTCGAGCAGAGCACCGGCCGCGCCGCCAGCGCCACCGAAGTGGCGGCCGCGATGGACATGCCGCTGCCGGATTACCTGCGGCTGATGGAAGACGCCTCGCGCGGCCAGGTGCTGAGCCTGGAATCGCGGATCGAAGACCAGGGCGAGCTCGACACCGTCGCCCAGGGCGGCCCAACCCCGCAGCAGGTGCTGGAACGCGGCGAGTTCGGGCGCGAGCTGGGCAACGCGATCGGCCTGCTGCCCGAGCGCGAACAGCTGGTCCTGTCGCTGTACTACGAGCAGGAACTGAACCTGAAAGAGATCGGCGCCGTACTGGGTGTGAGCGAATCGCGCGTGTGCCAGATCCATGGCCAGGCCGTGCTGCGCCTGCGGGGCCGGCTGAAGATCTTCGAGGCGGCAGACGCCGGCCTCGAGAACCATTGA
- the flhF gene encoding flagellar biosynthesis protein FlhF, whose protein sequence is MKIKRFVASDMRSAMNLVRKEHGPDAVILSNRRIEEGVEIVAAANYDESAVQRALEAARKDVAPPPVPRPRSAADAVIAAVTRRRAPVAAPEPVAATTSAVAALARAAVGATGRTLDTANEIVPPPGSSGFAATLARASVGPAVNEPSLPEQIFAPFNVEQAAAASPALLQPEPLVAEPTVAAVNPPINRARFVIDPPMDDEPHFQMHVPAAAVAMPPLPVSVTVPPALPAAESVVAAPDTAAQARAENPAPAVVAEPAQAQPQPAAELVVVQRDDEEIRQLRHEVAGMRHVIEREMNRFTDERLRGSPVRAAALDLMDEYGFDAGISRDVAMQIPLDTEAHRGRGLMLGLLSKKLPIAPVDPLEAGGVIALVGPTGAGKTTTIAKLASRFAEAHAARDVALVTTDTGRIGAREQLYGFGRQLGIAVHEASSGSDLNQLLERLKDYKLVLIDTAGLGPRDRALAAQLQWLRAAQQIRTLLVLPANTSFGDMDEVVRRFSAANPQGVVLSKLDETGRFGSALSVAVDHRLPITWVTDGQDVPEDLHRASAANLVLRLEDLRRAADMPCNPELNHAVA, encoded by the coding sequence ATGAAAATCAAACGCTTCGTCGCCTCCGATATGCGCTCGGCCATGAACCTGGTGCGCAAGGAACACGGACCGGACGCAGTGATCCTGTCCAACCGCCGGATCGAGGAAGGTGTCGAAATCGTGGCGGCGGCCAACTATGACGAAAGCGCCGTGCAGCGTGCGCTGGAAGCGGCCCGCAAGGACGTGGCCCCACCGCCGGTGCCGCGCCCGCGCAGCGCCGCCGATGCCGTGATCGCCGCCGTGACCCGCCGCAGGGCCCCGGTCGCCGCGCCCGAGCCGGTGGCCGCGACCACCTCGGCCGTCGCCGCGCTGGCCCGCGCCGCCGTCGGCGCCACCGGTCGCACCCTGGATACCGCCAACGAGATCGTGCCGCCGCCGGGCAGCAGCGGCTTCGCCGCCACCCTGGCCCGTGCCAGCGTCGGCCCGGCCGTCAACGAACCGTCGCTGCCGGAGCAGATCTTCGCGCCGTTCAATGTCGAGCAGGCCGCGGCCGCGTCGCCAGCGCTGCTGCAGCCTGAGCCGCTTGTCGCCGAGCCCACCGTGGCGGCCGTGAACCCGCCGATCAACCGCGCGCGCTTCGTCATCGACCCGCCGATGGACGACGAACCGCACTTCCAGATGCACGTGCCGGCCGCCGCCGTGGCGATGCCGCCGCTGCCGGTCAGCGTCACCGTGCCGCCGGCCCTGCCTGCGGCCGAGAGCGTCGTGGCAGCGCCGGACACGGCCGCCCAAGCGCGTGCCGAAAACCCGGCGCCCGCCGTTGTCGCCGAACCGGCGCAGGCCCAGCCCCAGCCGGCCGCCGAACTGGTGGTGGTGCAGCGTGATGACGAAGAGATCCGCCAGCTGCGTCACGAAGTGGCCGGCATGCGCCATGTCATCGAGCGCGAGATGAACCGCTTCACCGACGAGCGCCTGCGCGGCTCGCCGGTCCGCGCTGCCGCACTGGACCTGATGGACGAGTACGGCTTCGATGCCGGCATCAGTCGCGACGTGGCCATGCAGATTCCGCTGGACACCGAAGCCCACCGTGGCCGCGGGCTGATGCTCGGCCTGCTCTCCAAAAAGCTGCCGATCGCCCCGGTCGACCCGCTCGAAGCTGGCGGCGTGATCGCCCTGGTCGGCCCCACCGGTGCCGGCAAGACCACCACCATCGCCAAGCTGGCCTCGCGCTTCGCCGAGGCGCATGCGGCCCGCGATGTCGCCCTGGTCACCACCGATACCGGCCGCATCGGCGCCCGCGAGCAGCTGTACGGCTTCGGCCGGCAGCTCGGCATCGCGGTCCATGAGGCCAGCAGCGGCAGCGATCTGAACCAACTGCTGGAGCGCCTGAAGGACTACAAGCTGGTCCTGATCGACACCGCGGGCCTGGGCCCGCGTGACCGCGCCCTGGCCGCCCAGCTGCAGTGGCTGCGCGCGGCCCAGCAGATCCGCACCCTGCTGGTGCTGCCGGCCAACACCAGCTTCGGCGACATGGACGAGGTGGTCCGCCGCTTCAGCGCCGCCAACCCGCAGGGCGTGGTGCTGAGCAAGCTGGACGAGACCGGCCGCTTCGGCAGCGCCCTGTCGGTGGCCGTGGACCACCGCCTGCCGATCACCTGGGTCACCGATGGCCAGGACGTTCCTGAAGACCTGCACCGTGCCAGTGCGGCCAATCTTGTACTTCGCCTTGAAGATTTGCGCCGCGCGGCCGATATGCCCTGCAACCCGGAGTTGAACCATGCCGTCGCGTGA
- the flhA gene encoding flagellar biosynthesis protein FlhA: MNARRALDMIRHGLGAPLIVLALLAMVVVPLAPPVLDALFTFNIAISLMVLLAVVYVKRPLDFTIFPIVLLITTMLRLALNVASTRVILLHGQNGHEAAGKVIASFGEFVIGGNYAVGIVVFAILTIINFVVITKGAGRVSEVTARFILDAMPGKQMAIDADLNAGLLTREEAKARREEVREEADFYGAMDGASKFIRGDAIAGILILFINLVGGLAVGVLQHGMPFGDAAATYTLLSIGDGLVAQLPALLVSSAVAMLVTRASRSQDMAQAMMGQVFGQYRALTIAAAILAVVGLVPGMPNVAFLTLAAILGFIAWKAWKKSTAQAAAADSPAANRPDTLGLPGAAPSPTAELTWDELRPVDPLGLEVGYRLIPLVDKNQGGELMARIKGVRRKLTHDIGFLIPSVHIRDNLELPATAYRLLIHGVPVATAEIHPDRELALDPGSALGTLEGIAGKDPAFGLDATWIQPHQRANAESMGYTVVDPATVVATHLSHLIREHAPELLGHEEVQQLLANLAKSAPKLVEDLTPKSLPLSAVVRVLQNLLIERIPIRQLRKIVESLVESAPTSQDPAVLTAAVRNALGRFIVQEIAGMSPELPVFTLNPQLERVLQESTQGNGAALEPGLAERLHQSLAECVGKQEAKNEPAVVLVPGPVRAALARLVRHSVPSLSVLAYSEVPEDKRLKLVGTIS, encoded by the coding sequence ATGAACGCGCGCCGCGCGCTGGACATGATCCGCCACGGGCTGGGTGCCCCGCTGATCGTGCTGGCCCTGCTGGCGATGGTGGTGGTGCCGCTGGCACCGCCCGTGCTGGATGCGCTGTTCACCTTCAACATCGCCATCTCGCTGATGGTGCTGCTGGCGGTGGTCTATGTGAAGCGCCCGCTGGACTTCACCATCTTCCCGATCGTGCTGCTGATCACCACCATGCTGCGGCTGGCGCTGAACGTGGCCTCCACCCGCGTGATCCTGCTGCACGGCCAGAACGGCCACGAGGCCGCCGGCAAGGTGATCGCCTCGTTCGGCGAGTTCGTCATCGGCGGCAACTACGCGGTCGGCATCGTGGTCTTCGCGATCCTGACCATCATCAACTTCGTGGTGATCACCAAGGGCGCCGGCCGCGTGTCCGAAGTGACCGCACGCTTCATCCTCGATGCCATGCCCGGCAAGCAGATGGCGATCGACGCCGATCTCAACGCCGGTTTGCTGACGCGTGAAGAGGCCAAGGCCCGCCGCGAGGAGGTCCGTGAGGAAGCTGACTTCTACGGCGCAATGGACGGTGCCAGCAAGTTCATCCGCGGCGACGCGATCGCCGGCATCCTGATCCTGTTCATCAACCTGGTCGGCGGCCTGGCGGTCGGCGTGCTGCAGCATGGCATGCCCTTCGGCGATGCCGCCGCGACCTACACCCTGCTCTCCATCGGTGACGGCCTGGTGGCCCAGCTGCCGGCCCTGCTGGTGTCCTCGGCGGTGGCCATGCTGGTCACCCGCGCCTCGCGCTCGCAGGACATGGCCCAGGCCATGATGGGCCAGGTATTCGGCCAGTACCGCGCACTGACCATCGCCGCGGCGATCCTCGCAGTCGTCGGCCTGGTCCCGGGCATGCCCAACGTCGCCTTCTTGACGCTGGCCGCGATCCTCGGCTTCATCGCCTGGAAGGCGTGGAAGAAGAGCACCGCCCAGGCCGCGGCGGCTGATTCCCCAGCCGCCAATCGCCCCGATACTCTCGGCCTGCCCGGTGCAGCGCCCTCGCCCACCGCCGAGCTGACCTGGGACGAACTGCGCCCGGTCGATCCGCTCGGCCTGGAAGTCGGCTACCGGCTGATCCCGCTGGTGGACAAAAACCAGGGCGGCGAGCTGATGGCGCGGATCAAGGGCGTGCGCCGCAAGCTCACCCACGACATCGGCTTCCTGATTCCCTCGGTGCATATCCGCGACAACCTGGAACTGCCGGCGACCGCGTACCGCCTGCTGATCCACGGGGTGCCGGTGGCCACCGCGGAAATCCATCCCGACCGCGAACTCGCGCTGGACCCGGGCAGTGCGCTGGGCACGCTGGAAGGCATTGCCGGCAAGGACCCCGCCTTCGGCCTGGATGCCACCTGGATCCAGCCGCACCAGCGCGCCAATGCCGAATCGATGGGCTACACCGTGGTCGACCCGGCCACCGTGGTCGCCACCCATCTGTCGCACCTGATCCGCGAGCACGCCCCGGAGCTGCTCGGCCACGAGGAAGTGCAGCAGCTGCTGGCCAACCTGGCCAAGAGCGCCCCCAAGCTCGTCGAAGATCTGACGCCCAAGTCGCTGCCGCTGTCGGCCGTGGTGCGGGTATTGCAGAACCTGCTGATCGAGCGCATCCCGATCCGCCAGCTGCGCAAGATCGTCGAATCGTTGGTGGAAAGCGCGCCGACCAGCCAGGACCCGGCCGTGCTCACCGCTGCCGTACGCAACGCGCTGGGCCGTTTCATCGTGCAGGAGATCGCCGGGATGTCGCCGGAGCTGCCGGTGTTCACCCTCAACCCGCAACTGGAACGGGTCTTGCAGGAGTCCACGCAGGGCAACGGCGCCGCGCTGGAACCCGGACTCGCCGAGCGACTGCATCAAAGCCTGGCCGAATGTGTCGGCAAGCAGGAAGCGAAGAACGAGCCCGCGGTCGTGCTGGTGCCTGGCCCGGTACGTGCGGCGCTGGCACGGCTGGTACGCCACAGCGTCCCCTCGCTGTCCGTACTCGCCTACAGCGAGGTGCCCGAGGACAAACGGTTGAAGCTGGTCGGCACGATCAGTTGA